The Paenibacillus amylolyticus genome contains the following window.
CTTTTTGTGACACTGGGCACAACGACGGTTGGATAACCTTTTTCTGCCGAACGGCGATACCCACAGTCCTCCGTAGGACATACCAGGAACTTGCCGCGCTTGCCCTTCTTCTCCAGCAGCCGTGCGTTACAGTCCGGACAATGGCTATTCGACACATTATGTGGCTTGTACTCTGCTTTGCTGCCCTTCACCGTAGACACCAGCTCTTTGGCCATTGAACGAATACCATCCAGGAACGGTCCCGGTTTCCCTTGCCCACGGGCAATCCGCTCCAACTCAGCCTCCCAGCGGGCAGTCAGATCCGGTGTACGGAGCTGCGGAGCAGCCAATTCAATTAACTGCTTCCCTTTGCCGGTTGGGTGCATGCTGTTGCCCTGGCGATCAATTGTATCGGAACTGACCAGCTTCTCAATAATATCCGCTCGTGTAGCGGGAGTGCCAAGTCCATGCTTTTCCATCTGGGAAAGCAAAGCGGCTTCGGTATACCGTTTGGGCGGCATCGTCCGTCCACTTTTAATATGGCAACGCTGAACCGTCACGGATTGCCCTTGCTGCACATCTGGCAAAAGCGCACGCTCGTGGTCTGCTGCATCGTCAGCACGGTCATCGTCATCATCGCTGTAATCGCCGCCGTATACTTCACGCCATCCACTTTCTTTCACCGTTGTACCTTTGACATGGAAGGAATCATTCCCCACTTGAACCGTGATCGCAACCGAATCGTACTTCGCTGACGGATAGAACAGGCTGATAAAACGACGTACGATCAGATCGTACAATTTGCGTTCCTCCGGATTCAATTGATTGAGAAGCACCGTTTGCTCTGTAGGGATAATGGCATGGTGATCAGTCACTTTGCTGTCATCCACAATACGTTTGGTAATATTCAGATTTTTGCGCAGCAAAGGACGTGCCAAAGACGCGTAAGGTCCAATGGCTACACTGTCCAGACGTTCTTTCAAGGTTGCAGTCATATCGGAAGTCAGGTACCGGCTATCCGTACGTGGGTACGTCACGAGTTTGTGCTGTTCATACAGACGTTGCAGGACATTCGATGTTTGCTTTGCAGAGAAACCATATTTCCGGTTGGCATCCCGTTGCAGTTCCGTCAGGTCATATGCCAGTGGATGTGGCTCTACTTTCTCGCTTTTCTTCACCTGGGCAATCGTGCCCTTGCGCCCGTCTACCCGTTTCTTCAATTCTTGCGTTTCTTGAGGATCGAAAATTCTCGAATCTCCCCAGCTGCCCGCCACACAGCCTGAAAACCGCCCAAATCTGCCGTTAACGTCTCATACTCCTGCGAGCGGAAACCATTAATTTCATTTTCCCTATCCATAATCATGCCTAAGGTCGGGGTCTGTACGCGTCCAGCAGACAACTGCGCATTGAAACGAACGGTTAACGCACGCGTCACGTTAAGTCCAATCATCCAATCGGCCTCCGCACGGCAACGTGCAGATTCATAGAGACGGTCGAACTGACTGCCTGGCTTTAGCGAAGCAAATCCGTCTTTGATCGCCTTATCTGTCTGAGATGAAATCCATAGACGTTTGAATGATTTTTTCCAACCTGCCATCTGCATAATCCAACGAGCCAGCAATTCTCCCTCACGCGCTGCATCCGTCGCAATGACCAGCTCACCCACATCCTGACGCTTCATTAACTGCTGCACGGCTTTGTATTGATGGTTGGTCTCTTTGAGTACCTTCAGTTTCGTACGCTCTGGCAGAATGGGCAGGTCCTCCAGATTCCATGTTGCATACTTCTTGTCGTAATCCTCCGGTTCAGCCAATCCAACCAGATGACCCAGCGCCCAGGTCACGATATATTTCGGGCCTTCCATATAACTTTTATGTTTATCACGCGCACCCATAACTCTGGCGATCTCACGTGCCACAGATGGTTTTTCTGCGAGTACCAATGTTTTCACTTCATATCTCTTCCTCTCTGGCAGAACGTTATGTCTTCTTTATCTCTATCTTTTATTCCTATCTTTTCATTATATCATTTCACACGAAAGGTATGCTCTGTCATATCCGCTTCCTCATTTGCTCGCACTCTATATCCGTATATTCAAACAACATACCAATTCAATGTCATATTTACTCACATAAAAAAATTAGTAAAATTTCTGAGCTAACGGAATCAGAAGAATAAATAAGCATTAGTACTGCAAAGCAATGATGTATACGTTTTTTGGATAAATATAAACATTGTTAGATTACCTGACATAACTATACAATGTGTCAAAAGCATAGAAACAGAATCGCTGCACACACATCAATGAGACACGGAAGGGAGCGTGGATGCATGACTTATCATGGATCTGTATTGAAAAAAGCGGGGCTTTGTTACTGGCAGGAGCTGTTGTTGCCACAACATGGGGAGGAACGGTGCCTTCGGCATCAGCCGCAACAGCAACGCCTACGAGTAAAACAACCGTCAGCAGCTGTATCCAAAGGAAAAGCGCCTGCTACTCCGGCAGCATTTGTTCAGGCCATGGAAGAAGCGGCTACACTTGCAGGTGTTCCTTTTACCATGGACAAGCTCTCCGGCACCACCGTACAACGTAAAGACGCAGCGGTTGCGTTGCAACAATGGCTCAAGCTGGATTCGACTACCGAATCATTCAAGGATGTTCCGGATGAAGCCACTTTCGCCGGTGCTGTTGGTGCATTGAATACCGCAGGACTAATGAAGGGTTATACCGATACCCTCTTCCTTCCTAACGCTATACTTACCGAGAATGATCTCTCCGTACTGAAAGAACGCATCTATAACTACATAAAGCCGTTTATCCTGGAAGAAGCGACCATCATGGAGCTCCAGGCTGCAATGACGCAAGGAAAACTGACATCAAAAGAACTGGTTCAGAAATATCTGGACCGCATTGAAAAATACGATGATCAAGGTGTAAGCATCAACGCCGTATTAACCCTGAACCCGGATGCGCTCCAAATTGCGGAGCAATTGGATGAAGAACGTGCAGCTCAAGGTGCTCGTGGACCTCTGCATGGCGTTCCGATTCTGGTAAAGGACAATTTCGATACCAATGACATGCCGACAACTGCAGGCTGTATCTGTCTGAAAGATTCCATTCCTGCTCACGATGCTGAACAAGTGAAGAAACTCAAAGCAGCTGGCGCCATTATTTTGGGCAAAACAAACCTGCATGAATTCGCATTTGGCATTACAACGTCCAGCTCATTGGGTGGACAAACATTGAACCCTTACGCCCTGGATCACTATCCAGGTGGCTCAAGCGGTGGAACAGGCGCTGCCATTGCATCTAACTTTGCCGCAGCCGGCATGGGTACGGACACTGGCGGTTCAATCCGAATCCCTTCCAGCTTCAACAGCCTTGTAGGTATCCGCCCAACGATTGGACTGTCCAGCCGTGAAGGCATTATCCCATTGGCTTTGACACAGGACGTTGGCGGACCCATGGCTCGTACCGTAAGTGATGCCGCAATCATGCTGGATGCTACAGCCGGCTATGATAAAAAGGATGTTGCTACAGCTTACGCGGTTGGAAAAATCCCTTCCAGCTACACTGATTTCTTGGATGTAAATGGACTGAAAGGTGCACGTATCGGTGTGGCCACAGAACTCATTCCAAGTACCAAAGCTGAAGAAAAAGCCGTTGCTGACGTAATCAACACAGCTGTGGAAGAACTGAAGTCACTTGGCGCTACCGCAGTTCCCATTTCTATTCCCAACTTGACGGAGATCAACAAGTATCCAAGCCTCAGCGGATATGAATTCAAGTTCCAATTGAATGATTATCTGGAATCATTGGGTGCAGATGCTCCATATCACAGTCTGTCCGAGATCATCGCTTCCGGAGAGTTCGATAAGTCCCAAGAACAATCCATGAAGACTCGGGATGCACGCCAAACCCTGGAGACTACCGAATATAAGGACATCGTACTGAAACGTACCCAAGTTACACGTGAATCCTTGCTGAAAGTAATGGCAGATAATAATCTGGATGCCTTCATCTATCCTACGTCCACACAAGCCGCTGGCGTGATCGGCGAAGGACAAAACTCCGGTGGTAACAACCGTTTGAGTCCATTCTCCGGCTTCCCGGCGATTACGGTTCCTGCTGGTTTCACAACCGATGGTCTGCCAGTAGGTATTGAGTTCCTGGGTCGTGCCTTTGATGAAGGAAACTTGATCAAGCTGGCTTACAGCTACGAGCAAGGTACTCACCACCGTCAAGCCCCAAAACTTACACCATAAAATATTTACGGAACGAATAATCCCTTTTAGCACAAAGTAACATATCTTCACTCGTATCACTCTATTTAATTGAGTTAACGTACTAAAGAGACCACCTTTCATGACTGCATGAAGTCTGGGTGGTCTCTTTTATTTCCTCTATTTATTTCGGTATGGCATACTCTCTATGTTATCTATTTCTAAACTTTGTCGGGCACGCCCCACTTCAGTACCAGACCCGCGTAAGTCAGACCACCGCCAAAACCAAAGAGAGCTACAGTCTGTCCTTCTTTCAATTTCCCTTCATCCACTGCAAGCTGTAAAGCAAGCGGAATGGAAGCAGCAGATGTATTCCCGCGATACTCGACACTGGTTAACGTACGTTCCAAAGGAACCGGACCACGCTCGCAAACAGCCTCAATCATTCTCATGTTGGCACTATGCGGACAAACCAGTCAATCTGTTCATCTCTTAACCCGGCTTTTTCGATAAGCTTACCCAATTGCTCCGGAATCGTCCGTACAGCCCACTTATAAACCTCTCGTCCATTCTGAACCAAACAACCTCCGCCCTGCAAAGGCACTCCATCCATCTCTGAAGACAGACCAGCCTTATAGAGATGCATACCGCCTTCTCCGTGCGTACCGGATATGGCTGCCATAAAGTCACCTTCTCCAGACGCTGATCTCTCCACTAGGAAGGCTCCAGCTCCGTCCCCAAACAGAACACAAGTCGTGCGGTCGGTGTAGTCCGTAATTTTGGATAACGTCTCTGCTCCGATAACCAGCACTTTGCGGTACATGCCACTGGTCACCAGACTGTCAGCAAGCTGAAGCCCGTAGGAAAAACCTGCGCATGCAGCATTTAAATCAAGTACACCTGTGTGTGGGATCTTAAGATTAGCCTGCACTCTGGATGCTGTACTTGGGAAAGCATATTCAGGTGTGCTGGTAGCCACAAGAATCATATCCACATCTTCAACACTTACTCCATAACGAGCTATCATATCTTCTACAGCCTTCGTAGCCAAGTCAGATACAAATTGATCTTCAGCTGCAATTCGCCGCTCTCTCATGCCTGTACGTTGCACAATCCATTCGTCACTTGTCTCGACCAATTTCTCCAGATCAGCATTCGTTAATATCCGATCCGGTACATATGCCCCCATTGCCGTGATTGTTGCCTTTGATTGATGATTCATATCGGCATTCACCTCATTTGGTTTTTTACCATTATAGCACTAAGTCTTAGTACTTGGTACTAATTATAAAATATTTATTATGATCATGATTACCCTTAATCATGCGAACTTTAGCATGGAGTTATGCGGAGATGCTTAAACCTGGTAGTCGACGTGATAATCTAAAATAAAATCAATGTTTATTATTTTGGGGATATCAAAAAACAACCTCTAATGAACCCAGGTTGTTTTAAACTTACACATATATTATAAATTAACGATCCAAACAAATAAAAAGACACACTCGATAAGATCAAGTGTGTCTTTCAATTGCTTGGCGGCGTCCTACTCTCCCAGGACCCTGCGGTCCAAGTACCATCGGCGCTAGAGGGCTTAACGGTCGTGTTCGGGATGGGTACGTGTGGAACCCCTCCGCCATCGCCACCAAACGAGCATTTGTGGTACAAATGCGTTCGCGTTCCATTCGGTCCGACACTGCTGTGTGGATAAATGGTTCAGCGCATATTCAGAGATCGTTCTCTGAAAACTAGATTCGAAACGAAAGCCTGCGAATTCAACTTGCTATTGGATAAGCCCTCGACCGATTAGTACTGGTCAGCTCCATGCATTGCTGCACTTCCACCCCCAGCCTATCTACCTCGTCGTCTTCAAGGGGTCTTACATACTGGGAAATCTCATCTTGAGGGGGGCTTCACGCTTAGATGCTTTCAGCGTTTATCCCGTCCGTACATAGCTACCCAGCGGTGCTCCTGGCGGAACAACTGGTACACCAGCGGTACGTCCATCCCGGTCCTCTCGTACTAAGGACAGCTCCTCTCAAATTTCCTACGCCCACGACAGATAGGGACCGAACTGTCTCACGACGTTCTGAACCCAGCTCGCGTACCGCTTTAATGGGCGAACAGCCCAACCCTTGGGACCTACTTCAGCCCCAGGATGCGATGAGCCGACATCGAGGTGCCAAACCTCCCCGTCGATGTGGACTCTTGGGGGAGATAAGCCTGTTATCCCCAGGGTAGCTTTTATCCGTTGAGCGATGGCCCTTCCATGCGGTACCACCGGATCACTAAGCCCGACTTTCGTCCCTGCTCGACTTGTAGGTCTCGCAGTCAAGCTCCCTTATGCCTTTGCACTCTTCGAATGATTTCCAACCATTCTGAGGGAACCTTTGGGCGCCTCCGTTACTCTTTAGGAGGCGACCGCCCCAGTCAAACTGCCCACCTGACACTGTCCCCGCACCGGATTACGGTACCAGGTTAGAACCTAGATACGATCAGGGTGGTATCCCAACGTTGCCTCCACACAAGCTGGCGCTCATGTCTCTCAGGCTCCCACCTATCCTGTACAGATCGTACCCAAATTCAATATCAAGCTGCAGTAAAGCTCCATGGGGTCTTTCCGTCTTGTCGCGGGTAACCTGCATCTTCACAGGTATTAAAATTTCACCGGATCTCTCGTTGAGACAGCGCCCAAGTCGTTACGCCATTCGTGCGGGTCAGAATTTACCTGACAAGGAATTTCGCTACCTTAGGACCGTTATAGTTACGGCCGCCGTTTACTGGGGCTTCGGTTCACAGCTTCGGATTGCTCCTAACCACTCCCCTTAACCTTCCAGCACCGGGCAGGCGTCAGCCCGTATACTTCGCCTTACGGCTTCGCACAGACCTGTGTTTTTGCTAAACAGTCGCTTGGGCCTTTTCACTGCGGCCCCCTCGTGCTATTCACACTACCGGGGCACCCCTTCTCCCGAAGTTACGGGGTCATTTTGCCGAGTTCCTTAACGAGAGTTCTTCCGCGCGCCTTAGAATACTCTTCTCGCCTACCTGTGTCGGTTTGCGGTACGGGCACCTTCACCTGGCTAGAGGCTTTTCTTGGCAGTGTGAGATCATGACCTTCGCTACTATAATTTTCGCTCCCCATCACAGCTCAGCCTTACAATGTGCGGATTTGCCTACACATCAGCCTCACTGCTTAGACGGACATCCATCAGTCCGCGTCACTACCCTACTGCGTCCCCCATTGCTCGTAACGGTTTATGGTGGTACAGGAATTTCGACCTGTTGTCCTTCGACTACGCCTTTCGGCCTCGCCTTAGGTCCCGACTTACCCTGAGCGGACGAGCCTTCCTCAGGAACCCTTAGGCTTTCGGCGGATCAGATTCTCACTGATCTTTTCGTTACTCATACCGGCATTCTCACTTGTATAATGTCCAGCGCTCCTTACGGTACACCTTCAACCCTTATACAACGCTCCCCTACCCCTGATGCAAGCATCAAGCCATAGCTTCGGTGGTGTGTTTAGCCCCGTTACATTTTCGGCGCAGAGTCACTCGACCAGTGAGCTATTACGCACTCTTTCAATGGTGGCTGCTTCTAAGCCAACATCCTGGTTGTCTGTGCAACTCCACATCCTTTCCCACTTAACACACACTTGGGGACCTTAGCTGATGGTCTGGGCTGTTTCCCTTTTGACAATGGATCTTAGCACTCACTGTCTGACTCCCGGAAGTAAGTCTATGGCATTCGGAGTTTGACTGAGCTTGGTAACCCTTGCGGGCCCCGCACCCAATCAGTGCTCTACCTCCACGACTCTGTTTTCCGAGGCTAGCCCTAAAGCTATTTCGGGGAGAACCAGCTATCTCCGAGTTCGATTGGAATTTCTCCGCTACCCCCACCTCATCCCCGCACTTTTCAACGTGCGTGGGTTCGGGCCTCCAGTGCGTGTTACCGCACCTTCACCCTGGACAGGGGTAGATCACCCGGTTTCGGGTCTACGTCCACGTACTACATCGCCCTATTCAGACTCGCTTTCGCTGCGGCTCCGGCTTCTCACCTTAACCTTGCACGGGAACGTAACTCGCCGGTTCATTCTACAAAAGGCACGCCATCACCCCTAAAACGGGCTCTGACTTTTTGTAAGCACACGGTTTCAGGTTCTATTTCACTCCCCTTCCGGGGTGCTTTTCACCTTTCCCTCACGGTACTGCTTCACTATCGGTCGCTAGGAAGTATTTAGCCTTGGCAGATGGTCCTGCCGGATTCATACGGGGTTTCACGTGCCCCGCACTACTCGGGATCCGTCTCGGAGGGAACCGGCTTTCAACTACAGGGCTTTTACCTTCTTTGGCGGGCCTTTCCAGACCTCTTCGCTTAACCGGTTCCTTTGTAACTCCATGTGAGACGTCCCACAACCCCAAAGAGCAAGCTCTCTGGTTTGGGCTTCTCCGCGTTCGCTCGCCGCTACTGACGGAATCACTATTGTTTTCTCTTCCTCAGGGTACTTAGATGTTTCAGTTCCCCTGGTATGCCTCTACACAACCTATGTATTCAGTTATGAGTAACTGGACATTACCCCAGCTGAGTTTCCCCATTCGGACACCCCCGGATCAAAGCTTGCTTACAGCTCCCCGAGGCAGTTTCGTTGTTCGCCACGTCCTTCATCGGCTCCTAGCGCCTAGGCATCCTCCGTGTGCTCTTAGTAGCTTAACCAAATTGCTCCGGTTTCGATTGCTCGCTTCCCTTGTTTTGCTTACGCAAAGCCAAAAGTCGCTCCCATTCGATACCCTCGCAACAGCATTTAACTACCGTTTTTATTGAAACTTGTTTAACACAAGTTCAGCTAAAAAGGAATGTTCTAATTCGCATTTTACTTTCGTTTCGATATCTAGTTTTCAAAGAACAAGCTTCATGCAAAAGCAAGCTGTTTGAGAGTTTGAGCTCTCAAAACTGAGCAACGAGTGAGTAAGTTTGCAGCTAAGCTGCATATTTGAATGTTTCCGCTACGGGAAACGATTCTCCATAGAAAGGAGGTGATCCAGCCGCACCTTCCGATACGGCTACCTTGTTACGACTTCACCCCAATCATCTATCCCACCTTCGGCGGCTGGCTCCTTGCGGTTACCCCACCGACTTCGGGTGTTATAAACTCTCGTGGTGTGACGGGCGGTGTGTACAAGACCCGGGAACGTATTCACCGCGGCATGCTGATCCGCGATTACTAGCAATTCCGACTTCATGCAGGCGAGTTGCAGCCTGCAATCCGAACTGAGACCGGCTTTTTAGGATTGGTTCCACCTCGCGGCTTCACTGCCCGTTGTACCGGCCATTGTAGTACGTGTGTAGCCCAGGTCATAAGGGGCATGATGATTTGACGTCATCCCCACCTTCCTCCGGTTTGTCACCGGCAGTCACCTTAGAGTGCCCACCCGAAGTGCTGGCAACTAAGATCAAGGGTTGCGCTCGTTGCGGGACTTAACCCAACATCTCACGACACGAGCTGACGACAACCATGCACCACCTGTCTCCTCTGTCCCGAAGGAAAGATACATCTCTGTACCGGTCAGAGGGATGTCAAGACCTGGTAAGGTTCTTCGCGTTGCTTCGAATTAAACCACATACTCCACTGCTTGTGCGGGTCCCCGTCAATTCCTTTGAGTTTCAGTCTTGCGACCGTACTCCCCAGGCGGAGTGCTTAATGTGTTAACTTCGGCACCAAGGGTATCGAAACCCCTAACACCTAGCACTCATCGTTTACGGCGTGGACTACCAGGGTATCTAATCCTGTTTGCTCCCCACGCTTTCGCGCCTCAGCGTCAGTTACAGCCCAGAGAGTCGCCTTCGCCACTGGTGTTCCTCCACATATCTACGCATTTCACCGCTACACGTGGAATTCCACTCTCCTCTTCTGCACTCAAGTCACCCAGTTTCCAGTGCGATCCGGGGTTGAGCCCCGGGATTAAACACCAGACTTAAATGACCGCCTGCGCGCGCTTTACGCCCAATAATTCCGGACAACGCTTGCCCCTACGTATTACCGCGGCTGCTGGCACGTAGTTAGCCGGGGCTTTCTTCTCAGGTACCGTCACCTTGAGAGCAGTTACTCTCTCAAGCGTTCTTCCCTGGCAACAGAGCTTTACGATCCGAAAACCTTCATCACTCACGCGGCATTGCTCCGTCAGGCTTTCGCCCATTGCGGAAGATTCCCTACCGCTGCCTCCCGTAGGAGTCTGGGCCGTGTCTCAGTCCCAGTGTGGCCGATCACCCTCTCAGGTCGGCTACGCATCGTCGCCTTGGTGAGCCGTTACCCCACCAACTAGCTAATGCGCCGCAGGCCCATCCCCAAGTGACAGATTGCTCCGTCTTTCCAGTTCTCTTCAGGCGAAGAAAACAACTATTCGGTATTAGCTACCGTTTCCGGTAGTTGTCCCAAACTTGAGGGCAGGTTGCCTACGTGTTACTCACCCGTCCGCCGCTAACCATCAGAGAAGCAAGCTTCTCTTCAAGTCCGCTCGACTTGCATGTATTAGGCATGCCGCCAGCGTTCGTCCTGAGCCAGGATCAAACTCTCCAATAAAGTATTGAAAAGAGCGATAAGCTCATTTTGAATCTGACGAGATTTAACATCTCATTTGTGCTCCAGTCGATTCAAGCCAAGGCTTGTTTCCAACTTTCGCGTTCATTCTGCAAGCAGAATGTTTACTCACTCGTTGTTCAGTTTTCAAAGATCAAACTTGTTTTGTTACCGAATGTTGTTCTCATCAGCAACTCTTATATAATATCATGTCCTAACCAACTTTGCAAGCTCTTTTTTCAAGTTTCTTTCGAAGCTCATTTCATTCGCTTGCCGCACCGTGTATCTCGTTTTTTTTTGGCCGGAAATAGAATATACCATGTACAGTTGTGGAACGCAAGTCTTTTTTTCAAAAAACCTTAATGCTTTCCAAAGAAATTATCCTATATCCCTTTTAAGAAGTATGCCAGCCCTACAATACATCTGCACAAGACTCAACATATGATCTCTATTCAAATTATAGAGAAACTCATTTTGCATACTCCCCTACTAACTCTGCTAATTACCTTCATATTATGAAAAGCTCACTTAATTAACTATGCGCCTTTTGAAAAGAAAGAAAAAAGAAAGAACAGTATAGATACTTCATGTTATAAAAACTAAATAAACCGTTGTTTTCTTTGGATAAACAACTAACACATCATAGAACATAACATTCATTCCTTCTATATATAGAAGGAAAACAAAAAAGCGAAAGCTCCGGGTTTAGATCCCGTGGCTTCCGCTTCTTTCATATAAAAGGCTACATCCTTAATGCAGTATTCTTTTCAACACAACTATTGTAGGTTTACTCTCCGCCAATAAATACGTATCGGCAGACTACAATGATCGCCAAGATCCACATGAGCCAGTGAATTTTCACTTTACGCTCTGTAACCAAGTTACTGAACACCGCCAGAATGACATAAGATACGATACCTGCGGAGATCCCGTTCGCGATTCCGCCTGTGAAAGGCATCAATACAATCGTAAGGAAGGCTGGGAAAGCTTGCAGGAAATCATCCCACTCGATGCTACGTACTTGACTCATCATAAGCACACCCACGATGATCAATGCCGGAGCTGTCGCAGCGGATGGAACAACCAGCGCAAGAGGAGCAATAAACAGAGCCAAGATGAACAACAAACCTGTCGTTACCGAAGTCAGTCCTGTACGTCCACCTGCCTCAACACCTGAAGCACTCTCAACGTATGCTGTAATGGTACTTGTACCCAGTGCAGCACCTGCGCTGACACCCACTGCATCTACGAGCATCGCTTTACCGATCGTTTTCTCGCCTTTTTTCTTATCCTTCATAATGCCCATACGTGTTGCCGTACCTACCATCGTACCGAACGTGTCGAACAATTCAACAAAGGTAAAGATGAAGATGATCTCGAACAATCCGAGACTGATGGCACCTTTCAAATCCAGTTGTCCGACTGCCAGATCGCTGAAGTTAGGCAACCAGCTTGCGCCTGAAAGACCACTCAGATTCGTAACACCCATTGGAATACCAATCAGCGTTGTGACTACGATCCCGATCAGCAGAGCGCCTTTGACGCGCATAACCATCAGTATAGCAATAAGAAGCAAACCAATCAGAGCCAGCAATGCATCGTGATGTGTTACAAAGTTGCCCAATGACAAGTTAAAACTGCTACCTGGAATCGGCTGACTCAGATCAGCGTCTGGTGCAACATTAACGGTTACAGCCACGAGATTAGCAAGTTTGAAACCGATGATGGTAATAAAGAGACCGATACCCACCGTAATGGCCATTTTGATCGACTGCGGAACTGCAACAAGCAGCATTTGCCGAATCTTTGTCACGGTCAAAATAATGAACACGATACCCGAAAGGAATACTGCTCCGAGAGCAGCCTGCCATGTA
Protein-coding sequences here:
- a CDS encoding amidase family protein, with product MTYHGSVLKKAGLCYWQELLLPQHGEERCLRHQPQQQRLRVKQPSAAVSKGKAPATPAAFVQAMEEAATLAGVPFTMDKLSGTTVQRKDAAVALQQWLKLDSTTESFKDVPDEATFAGAVGALNTAGLMKGYTDTLFLPNAILTENDLSVLKERIYNYIKPFILEEATIMELQAAMTQGKLTSKELVQKYLDRIEKYDDQGVSINAVLTLNPDALQIAEQLDEERAAQGARGPLHGVPILVKDNFDTNDMPTTAGCICLKDSIPAHDAEQVKKLKAAGAIILGKTNLHEFAFGITTSSSLGGQTLNPYALDHYPGGSSGGTGAAIASNFAAAGMGTDTGGSIRIPSSFNSLVGIRPTIGLSSREGIIPLALTQDVGGPMARTVSDAAIMLDATAGYDKKDVATAYAVGKIPSSYTDFLDVNGLKGARIGVATELIPSTKAEEKAVADVINTAVEELKSLGATAVPISIPNLTEINKYPSLSGYEFKFQLNDYLESLGADAPYHSLSEIIASGEFDKSQEQSMKTRDARQTLETTEYKDIVLKRTQVTRESLLKVMADNNLDAFIYPTSTQAAGVIGEGQNSGGNNRLSPFSGFPAITVPAGFTTDGLPVGIEFLGRAFDEGNLIKLAYSYEQGTHHRQAPKLTP
- a CDS encoding NCS2 family permease is translated as MDRFFKLKENGTNVRTEIVAGLTTFMTMAYILFVNTLFLGQAGAGMSDNAVFFATAVGAGLMTIIMGLFVNIPIALAPGMGLNAYFMTVVLSSNGAITWQAALGAVFLSGIVFIILTVTKIRQMLLVAVPQSIKMAITVGIGLFITIIGFKLANLVAVTVNVAPDADLSQPIPGSSFNLSLGNFVTHHDALLALIGLLLIAILMVMRVKGALLIGIVVTTLIGIPMGVTNLSGLSGASWLPNFSDLAVGQLDLKGAISLGLFEIIFIFTFVELFDTFGTMVGTATRMGIMKDKKKGEKTIGKAMLVDAVGVSAGAALGTSTITAYVESASGVEAGGRTGLTSVTTGLLFILALFIAPLALVVPSAATAPALIIVGVLMMSQVRSIEWDDFLQAFPAFLTIVLMPFTGGIANGISAGIVSYVILAVFSNLVTERKVKIHWLMWILAIIVVCRYVFIGGE